ATGAGACGGCTTACCGGTACTTTTACCATATCCCCGGAAGTCGATCATGAATACCTGAAAGCCGGCGAGTACCAGCGGCTTTATCATGTATTGGTAGGAAGTCACATTCCCCCCTGCTCCGTGAAAGAATAATATAGTGGCTTTAGGACTCCCTGCAGGTGTGATAAATAGTCCGTTCAGGATAACAGAATCGACAGGCAGGTTAACTTCTTCTACCCGCAGGGAGGAGTCAAGGGGTTTCCAGGTTTTGTTAGGGAAATAGAATTTATCATCAAACTGTGCTTTCAGGAATTGAGAGATCAGCAATAAAACGGTGAGCAGAAAGAAGCCTTTTTTCATGTCGTTATACTTTTATACACGTCCCGGGTTATCCGGCACTGATGTAAAAGTAGCAGGAAGCCGGAAATGTTTTTTCCAGAAGTGGCCAACTGCACAGGGTTTGGGGCGAATTGCACAATTTGGGAGCAATGGTATACCTCCCACCTAGCTCACAGGGGTGGACAGCACTGCCGGACGATTGGCAAGGCGCTCTCTAAGCGTTGCATTCAGACTCCGGGATACAGGAACAGTGTCTGGCAGTCCGGCTATATGTAGCCGGTATCCCTGTGCTGTGCCACTAACCCCGGTTACAAGGGACAGGTTCACAATAGCCGTTCTGTGGCAACGCCAGAAGTTAGGATGGGCTGCCACGACCTCAGTTACTTTCTGCAGACTGGTACGGATCAAAATTTGACTTAGCTCCTGACTATCAATATAAAAGAGACGGACATAATTGTCGGCAGAGGTAACAGCCAGCAGGTCAGCCGGTGCTACTGATACCGTATCCTTCCCATTCTCAGCTATAAAAGACAATGTTGGTGTAACGGGAATGGCGATCGTCTCTTCAACAGGTAACGGAGGCGCTGCCTGGATCACCTGATTGATAGCCACGGCTTTGTGACGATAACGGCGTAACAGGCGAGCCTGGTTAATAATGACACTGG
The DNA window shown above is from Chitinophaga agri and carries:
- a CDS encoding LytTR family DNA-binding domain-containing protein, which translates into the protein MIEKIVVLFSRPYPLPDTRRRQWVMTILLSVAVFLFLFFLRPFNGQRDTLSAILGGSADAALISAFLGSLEGAATVFAVVSVYYGVLFKAFPGYFSEERWTIARESLWTVVIIVAIALTNIGVMMLTGQWHYSWKEAFLMVMYTAVIGTAPATTSVIINQARLLRRYRHKAVAINQVIQAAPPLPVEETIAIPVTPTLSFIAENGKDTVSVAPADLLAVTSADNYVRLFYIDSQELSQILIRTSLQKVTEVVAAHPNFWRCHRTAIVNLSLVTGVSGTAQGYRLHIAGLPDTVPVSRSLNATLRERLANRPAVLSTPVS